The sequence below is a genomic window from Fibrobacter sp. UWB10.
CGCAGGCGGGTTCCAAGGCCCGCCGCCAAAATTAAAACGTTCAAGGAATCGTTATTCACGGGGAATTTTTCCATTATATGTATAAAGATAGAAAAAGGCGTTCTAAAAAAATTTAACAAACATCTGCAAAGTAAGAATTCTATTTTTAGGGCACCATGAAGAAACGTTACATTGCCCTTATCGTTCTCGCGGCATTGATTGTAATCGTCATTGTCGCCCTCAAAATCGGCCCCAGCATCGCCAAGAACTACGTGGTCGCCCACTCCGAAGAAATCATCGGTCGCAAAATGAAAATCGAAAACGTGGACTTCAGCCCGTTCACGTTCACCGTCACCGTCGACGACTTCGCGATTTACGAACCCGATGGAACCACCCCCTTTGTGGCCTTTGAAAAATTCCGCATTAACGTTAACCCCACGCGACTCATCGCCAAAGAAATCAGCGTGAGCGAAATCTACCTGAAGGGCCTGTACACGCGCGTCACCCAGAAGGGAGACCAGTTCAACTTTAGCGACATTCTCGACAAGTTTGCCGCCGACTCGACAGCCGACACCACGGCCGCAAAGGAAGAACCCAAGGTTGACTCCACCGCCGCCGACACCGCTCAGGCCCTGAACCTTGACCCGAACGAAATGATCGGCTTTAGCGTCGCGGTCGAAAACATCACGCTCGAAAAGGGCAACATCATTTACGAAGACCAGAAAATCGGTTCTAAGATTCATATCCAGGACTTCTCGGTCGCCATTCCGGCTGTCTACTTTAGCAACAAGGATACCGACATCGGCGTGAACCTCAAATTCGCAAACGGCGGTGATTTGGGCATTAAAGTCCTGTTCAATATGCAGACCCAGGACTTCGGCGTGAACGTAACGCTCAACAAGCTGGCTCTCGCCATCGCCAAGCCCTACCTGAACGATTTTATCAAGTACAAGGACTTCGACGCATCCCTGAATGTCAACTTGAACGTGAACGGCAATGTGAACCACGTTCTGTCTTCTAACGTGAGCGGCACCGTGTCTGTCGACCACCTGAAACTTACCGAAACCAGCGGCAAGGACATTAGCGTTGCGCACGTGGGCGTAGGCATTGCCAAGGCCAACCTGAACGATATGGATTTCCGTGTGGATTCCGTGATTGTAAACGGAGTGTCTGCACATGTTGACCTGTTCAAGAACGGCACCACCAACATCGACGTTTTGCTTGAACCGCTGAACAAAAACGCCAAAAAGGAAGTCGCCGCCGATTCTACCGCAGCAGCAGAACCTGTCGCAGAAAAAGAAGAAGCAGCACCAGCTCCGGCTGAAAAGTCAATGCCGCTTAAGTTCGTAATCAACAAGCTCTTGGTAGCAAACACGAGCGTTTCGGCCACCGACCACACGCCCAAGCAAGCGTTCAACTACAAGGTGAGCGGCATTACCGTAAACGGATCCAACATCAACTTCAACTCCCCCTGCGCCATCAACGTGTCGGCCGCATTCCCCGAAGGCGGCACGCTCTCGCTCAAGTACAAGGGCGCACTTTCCGACATCAGCACCATGGACGCCTACGTGAGCGTCAAGAACCTCGCACTCAAACACTTCTCGCCTTATAGCCATCACTACACCGGCTACCCCATCACCTCGGGCACCATGGCCTTCGCCAGCGAAAACAAGATGAGCGGTTGGAACATCG
It includes:
- a CDS encoding DUF748 domain-containing protein, whose product is MKKRYIALIVLAALIVIVIVALKIGPSIAKNYVVAHSEEIIGRKMKIENVDFSPFTFTVTVDDFAIYEPDGTTPFVAFEKFRINVNPTRLIAKEISVSEIYLKGLYTRVTQKGDQFNFSDILDKFAADSTADTTAAKEEPKVDSTAADTAQALNLDPNEMIGFSVAVENITLEKGNIIYEDQKIGSKIHIQDFSVAIPAVYFSNKDTDIGVNLKFANGGDLGIKVLFNMQTQDFGVNVTLNKLALAIAKPYLNDFIKYKDFDASLNVNLNVNGNVNHVLSSNVSGTVSVDHLKLTETSGKDISVAHVGVGIAKANLNDMDFRVDSVIVNGVSAHVDLFKNGTTNIDVLLEPLNKNAKKEVAADSTAAAEPVAEKEEAAPAPAEKSMPLKFVINKLLVANTSVSATDHTPKQAFNYKVSGITVNGSNINFNSPCAINVSAAFPEGGTLSLKYKGALSDISTMDAYVSVKNLALKHFSPYSHHYTGYPITSGTMAFASENKMSGWNIESKNTIDIYNINVGDKDSKTDPEYMVPMKVGLYILKDKDDKIQFDVPVKGNVQDPEFSYLKIVWQTVMNLLIKVALSPLKVVGNVAATGAGAIGIDLGKNDEIYIDPLAGSFTSEQYAKAQKMVEALANDKKLKMNFVQNFNLKKTVDAYKTHKLKTDFYKATQNKTALNELDEKAILAIEDKDSAYAAYAEAHAKDLDRKALEKEILDLAEKRNQDLLKTLQQQPGVTPKNVTVKTAPRGALTQRKAMYKVQVDVQ